The stretch of DNA ttttctctcctctctttggAAGATGTTGTTAATTTATACTAtgagcaattttttttaaatattcatccATGCATGCTGTGTTACAATACAAAGCATTTGATTCACCCTTTTGTAGCAAATTGTTTCCGGGGAAGTGCCCTCCAACCAATATCCCGCCTGCAGAATCCTCCTGACCAATTAATTTCATCAACAGCCTGGTAAGCTAAATCCCGTGCCTCTTCAAGATCTCTTCCTTTTGCGGTGACCCCAAGAACACGTCCCCCAACTGCAATGAAGTTACCCACCGAGTCTTGGCTTGTTCCTGCGTGGAATATCTTAACACACGGACTAACATGCTCTGCTTCTTCAAGGTTTCTAATCACGGTTCCCTTCTCATAGACCCCAGGGTAGCCCTTACTTGCCATCACTACCACCATGGCAGACCCTGGGACCAGTTCAGGGATACTCCGCTTAGCTCTCCTCTACAAGCTGCAAGCAGAACTTGTGCCAGATCAGACTCCAACCGAACCATCAACACCTGCTTACCATTGTCGTCAGATAAGTCAGATAAgacccaccccaccccaccccaccccaaaaaaaataaaaataaaataccaaaagaaaaaatcaatatactAGTTTAGACACCATGTAACACGCATATACACACTCacacaaattaaataataattattagagGACCAATAATACAGAGTGGATTGGGATATGGTACACCTATTTATGCTAGCCTAATATGTAGTCTTAGATCAACTCATGACACGACCAGCTCTTTCAAAATGCAAATCATAAAAGTTCATTGaagattcattttatcaaaGACTACTTAAAAGAAAAGCAAACTTCAACAACTTCCAAATGATAACAGCACCAAACCAAACTAAGCTGCGAAGTTAGATATTTGATAACGagttttgaaaggaaaataacttATAATTGTGCTTCTTGAAGGTCAGCTGGGCCATtggtattttgattatttgaaagaacacattataaaattaattcagaGTCTGTCAACTGACCTGACACTCGGGATCTCCAAAACGCACATTGTACTCAATTAGCTTTGGTAAGCCAGACTTCTTCTCAATTATGAGCCCCGCATACAAAACCCCAACGAACTTGCACCCCTCTGCAGCCATTCCTTTTACAGTAGGGAGAATTATGGATTCCATGACCAATGACTGAAGTTCTCTTGTTAATATGGGTGCAGGGGAATATGCCCCCATCCCACCTGTATTGGGCCCTGTATCACCATCCCCAACTCGTTTATGGTCCTGAGCAGACTCTAGAGCAATCGCATTCTCTCCATCTACCAAGGCAAAAAAAGACACTTCTTCTCCTTCCAAATATTCTTCAACAATGACACGACAACCTGCAGAACCAAAAACACCCTTAACAAGCATTGAATCAACAGCCTCATATGCTTCCTCCAAAGTCGTAGCAACAATAACTCCCTTTCCAGATGCCAAACCATCTGCTTTGATAACAATTGGGGACCCTTGCTCTTGAATGTATTGCTTTGCAGCAGATGGATCGGTAAATGTTTTGTACTGCACAATTAACTACTGAATTAGCAGAGCATTATTGTGTGGAAATGGTGACATGCTAATGAGAAAGCAAAGATTGTAAAGCTGCAAACTTCGCTTCCAAAAAAAGCCAAAATAAGtacacataaaatttaaagGGCGGATAGGAATGCTACTTAAAAATAAGACCAAGAGTATAAGAAAACATCATAATGGAGTGTGAGACTATATGCAGAGAAGTTGTAACGATATCAATTGAAGATATGGTATGAAGAAGTGCCTAAAACTAAGAAAAATGGGCAGACCAACCTTAGCAGTAGGAATACCATACTTATCACACAAATTCTTCATGAAGTTCTTCGAACCTTCCAAAGCAGCAGCCTCTGCTGAAGGGCCAAAAGTAGGGATTCCAGCCTTAGATAGATCATTTGCAAGGCCTGAAACAAGAGGGGCCTCCGGTCCCACGACAACCAGTCCGACACCCCATTTGTGGCAGAAGGATATTACAGCAGAGCTGTCAAAGATGTCAAGGTCTGAAATACAA from Juglans microcarpa x Juglans regia isolate MS1-56 chromosome 3S, Jm3101_v1.0, whole genome shotgun sequence encodes:
- the LOC121258460 gene encoding LOW QUALITY PROTEIN: phosphoribosylamine--glycine ligase (The sequence of the model RefSeq protein was modified relative to this genomic sequence to represent the inferred CDS: inserted 1 base in 1 codon), which gives rise to MDQAYDHVNWDFLLYLLKRCGFGEKWCLWIRWCTSTARFSILINSNPEEEERVVVLVIGGGGREHALCYALQRSSSVDAVFCAPGNAGISNSGSATCISDLDIFDSSAVISFCHKWGVGLVVVGPEAPLVSGLANDLSKAGIPTFGPSAEAAALEGSKNFMKNLCDKYGIPTAKYKTFTDPSAAKQYIQEQGSPIVIKADGLASGKGVIVATTLEEAYEAVDSMLVKGVFGSAGCRVIVEEYLEGEEVSFFALVDGENAIALESAQDHKRVGDGDTGPNTGGMGAYSPAPILTRELQSLVMESIILPTVKGMAAEGCKFVGVLYAGLIIEKKSGLPKLIEYNVRFGDPECQVLMVRLESDLAQVLLAACRGELSGVSLNWSQXSAMVVVMASKGYPGVYEKGTVIRNLEEAEHVSPCVKIFHAGTSQDSVGNFIAVGGRVLGVTAKGRDLEEARDLAYQAVDEINWSGGFCRRDIGWRALPRKQFATKG